ACCCTCGTCTATGAAGGCCACCTTCCCAACTACCCTAGGCTTTATCTCATTGAGCAGCCTAGATAGGTAGCTCCTGTACTCCTGCTGAACCCCCACCACCCTGTTGAGCAGCTCCCCCCTGATGCCGGCCGCCATGAGGGCTCCCAAGTACCCCTTCCCCATCCTCCCGCAGGCGTTAAGCAGGGTCGAGAGGCTGGAGAGATCCCTGAGGGGGGAGCCCTTGGGCTCGGACAGGTTCACGTATATGTTGCCAACCAGGGACTTCGCTTTATCCAAGCTCTCCACCCTCTTAACTAGCTCGTTCATGAGCTCCCTCTTCTGCTCCTCCGTCAGATCGGATAGCGTGATCCACCTATCCCCTACCTTCATGGGTATACCCACGGACTCAACGAGGCTGAGGGCCCCGGCGGAGTCGTTCGAGACGCCCCTTATGAAGGGATCCACGGTCCTCTCAAGGGAGGCGACCAGTGGGTAATCCGGCCCCCCGAAGAGCCTTATATCCCTCTTCACCTCGATCAGCCCCCTCTCCACGGCCCACCTCAGTATCAGGCCGTTCAACCCCCTGAAGCCGCCGTTCTCCTGAGCATCCCCTATCGCGCCGACTAGGGCCAGGGGGGCCATCGATTCCTCCCTGAATAGCTCCCTGTGCACAAGGAAGCATATGCCTGAGGAGCTTACCTCCTCGTCCCCGTTTATGCCGTCCAAGAAGGGGTTCAGAAGGATGACCCCCTTGGTATCGGATGACGGTCTGTGGTGATCTATCACGAAGATCCTACCATTAAGAGAGCTCAGGAGCTCGAGTTCCCCAGATCCCAGGTCCAGGAAGAGGTAGGTTCCATAGCTTCCGTTCTTCAATTCCTCAATGAGGGATTCGCTCAAGTACTTCACCACGCTCAGGTGGAAGGGGACCCTCAGCCTCCTGAGGGCGGATATCATTATGCCCGCGGAGCTCAGGCCATCGGCATCCAGGTGTGAGATCACCCTCACATGGGAATCTCTTAAAGCTGAGTAGAGTTCTTTGGTAAAATTTCTGACCCTAGAAAGGAAAAGGGTATTTGGATCTTCCATTTCAGACGGCATAGAGCTCCGCTAGCTCCGGGCTGTAGCTCCAATCCGGCGGAAGCTTACCCACCCTCTTGTAGTACTTCGCTAGCCTGTTTATCTTAGATTCAGTGAGTATCAGCCCCCTCTTTGCATGTAGATCCTTTTTGTGCTCCTCCAGGTGCTTCCTTATCCTGTAGGCCTTGTTTATGAGCGCCATGAGGTCCTCAGGGATCCTAGGGGCGGCGCCAGCCTCCTCTAGTATCTCTGTCACCTTCTTTCCCACTACCCTCTTGACGAGGGGGACGCCGTACTCGTCCCTGAGTATCATCCCTATCTGGCTCGGGGGAATCCCTCTCCTCCCCAGCTTGGCGACAAGTTCCTCTATCTCCTCCTTACTCATCGGGACCCAGTCCAGAGGAACTGATTTGGGTGGTCTCTTCGATTCAGATTTACCCCTCTTCCTGCTGTGCATCCTAGCCATGTTTACGCACCTCGCTGCAGGAGCGTGCCTCATTTTTAATCCTATCGATGAGGGCCCCGGGCCCCCTCACCCGGGTGGCTCGGGCCGATTGCGGGCCCGAGGAGCTGGAGGTTCCTCTCCAGGAACTCCCTCAGCCTCCTGCAGGAGGCACCCCTGTGAGAGAAGAGGTCCTTCCTCTCCCCCAACTCACCGTAGGTCAG
This genomic interval from Candidatus Korarchaeota archaeon NZ13-K contains the following:
- a CDS encoding 30S ribosomal protein S15 — protein: MARMHSRKRGKSESKRPPKSVPLDWVPMSKEEIEELVAKLGRRGIPPSQIGMILRDEYGVPLVKRVVGKKVTEILEEAGAAPRIPEDLMALINKAYRIRKHLEEHKKDLHAKRGLILTESKINRLAKYYKRVGKLPPDWSYSPELAELYAV